A genomic segment from Gadus morhua chromosome 4, gadMor3.0, whole genome shotgun sequence encodes:
- the exosc2 gene encoding exosome complex component RRP4 yields the protein MAVDMRLPTFRSDSRSVSLFDRKGSKDLVVPGDVITTDTGFMRGHGTYLDDDNLTASVAGEVERVDKLICVKPLKTRFNGEVGDVVVGRITEVQQKRWKVETNSRLDSVLLLSSVNLPGGELRRRCAEDELTMRSYLQEGDLISAEVQSVYADGALLLHTRSLKYGKLGQGVLVQISPSLIKRQKTHFHHLPCGASIILGNNGFVWLYPTPGQQDEEAGGFFTSLEPISLSDREVISRLRNCLLALSAHKVLLYDTSVLYCYEVSLSQQVKDILKPEVMEEIVMMTQQKLVEHEG from the exons ATGGCAGTGGACATGAGATTGCCAACTTTTCGCAGTGATTCGcgctctgtttctctttttgaTCGTAAAGGGAGTAAAGACCTTGTCGTCCCAGGGGATGTTATCACAACAGATACAGGCTTCATGAG GGGCCATGGCACGTACCTGGACGATGATAACCTGACAGCTTCAGTGGccggagaggtagagagggtagACAAACTGATCTGTGTGAAACCTCTAAAGACCAG ATTCAATGGAGAGGTTGGAGATGTCGTTGTTGGTCGAATCACTGAG gTGCAACAGAAACGGTGGAAGGTGGAGACAAACTCCCGCCTGGACTCAGTTCTTCTGCTGTCGTCGGTCAATCTGCCCGGTGGAGAGCTG AGACGAAGATGTGCAGAGGACGAGCTGACCATGAGATCATATCTCCAGGAAGGAGATCTCATCAGT GCGGAGGTGCAGTCGGTTTATGCAGACGGAGCACTGCTGCTCCACACTCGAAGTTTAAAGTATGGAAAA CTGGGGCAAGGAGTGCTTGTTCAGATCTCTCCATCGCTGATTAAAAGACAGAAGACTCATTTCCACCACCTTCCGTGCGGAGCCTCCATCATCCTGGGCAACAACGGCTTTGTGTGGCTGTACCCCACCCCGGGCCAGCAGGACGAGGAGGCCGGGGGCTTCTTCACCAGCCTGGAG CCCATCTCCCTGTCTGACCGGGAGGTGATCTCCCGACTGAGGAACTGTCTCCTGGCGCTGTCGGCACATAAAGTCCTCCTGTATGACACCAGTGTGCTCTACTGCTATGAGGTCTCTCTGTCACAGCAG GTCAAGGACATCCTGAAACCAGAAGTGATGGAGGAGATAGTGATGATGACGCAGCAGAAACTCGTGGAACACGAGGGTTAA